In Massilia violaceinigra, one DNA window encodes the following:
- the ybeY gene encoding rRNA maturation RNase YbeY, translating to MSAKNKLSLSVQYPDARLQESITRQKVRRWVQAALLAPAELTIRFVDAEEGRILNRDYRAKDYATNVLTFAYNEGEDIAGDEPTRADIILCTDVLEKEALEQKKTVEEHSAHLIVHGVLHAQGYDHDDDDEATEMEQLERDILAALGYPDPYAS from the coding sequence ATGTCCGCAAAAAATAAGCTTTCCCTCTCGGTCCAGTATCCGGACGCCCGCCTGCAGGAATCGATCACGCGCCAGAAAGTGCGGCGCTGGGTGCAGGCGGCGCTGCTCGCGCCGGCCGAACTGACCATCCGCTTCGTCGACGCCGAGGAAGGCCGCATCCTCAATCGCGACTACCGCGCCAAGGATTACGCCACCAATGTGCTGACCTTCGCCTACAACGAAGGCGAAGACATCGCCGGGGACGAGCCGACCCGCGCCGACATCATCCTGTGCACCGACGTGCTTGAAAAAGAGGCGCTGGAACAGAAGAAAACCGTGGAAGAGCACAGCGCCCACCTGATCGTGCACGGCGTGCTGCACGCGCAGGGCTACGACCATGACGACGACGACGAAGCGACCGAGATGGAGCAGCTCGAACGCGACATCCTCGCCGCTCTCGGCTACCCCGACCCTTACGCGTCCTGA
- a CDS encoding PhoH family protein, translating to MKTKTPIQPHYFIPEPLDNTRLAHLCGPLDENLRQISSALDVTIFRRGEKFIVSGHNAEHAVQILERFYEVANKIVPIEEVQLALVEQRSGLHSQHSPDSTPTEALPDIEINSPVLKTRRHDLRGRTPHQIQYLRSILEHDISFGVGPAGTGKTYLAVACAVDALERDAVKRIILTRPAVEAGERLGFLPGDLTQKIDPYLRPLYDALYDLLGFDRTQKMFEKQVIEIAPLAYMRGRTLNHAFVILDEAQNTTVEQMKMFLTRIGFGSKAVVTGDVTQVDLHKTQKSGLSDAVHVLKDVRGIAFTQFSSADVVRHPLVARIVDAYESAASVEDLVALPKPAAAKNVRKK from the coding sequence TTGAAAACCAAGACACCTATCCAGCCTCACTACTTCATTCCCGAGCCGCTCGACAACACGCGGCTGGCCCACCTGTGCGGACCGCTCGACGAAAACCTGCGCCAGATTTCGTCCGCGCTCGACGTGACCATCTTCCGGCGCGGCGAAAAATTCATCGTCAGCGGCCATAACGCCGAACACGCGGTCCAGATCCTGGAGCGCTTCTACGAAGTCGCCAACAAGATCGTTCCGATCGAGGAAGTGCAGCTGGCGCTGGTCGAACAGCGCTCCGGCCTGCACAGCCAGCACAGCCCGGACAGCACGCCGACCGAAGCGCTGCCCGACATCGAAATCAACAGCCCGGTGCTGAAAACCCGCCGCCACGACCTGCGCGGACGCACCCCGCACCAGATCCAGTACCTGCGCTCGATCCTCGAACACGACATCAGCTTCGGCGTCGGTCCCGCCGGTACCGGCAAGACCTACCTGGCGGTGGCCTGCGCGGTCGATGCCTTGGAGCGCGACGCCGTCAAGCGCATCATCCTGACCCGCCCCGCGGTGGAAGCGGGCGAACGCCTCGGCTTTTTGCCGGGCGACCTGACCCAGAAGATCGATCCGTACCTGCGCCCTCTGTACGACGCGCTGTACGACCTGCTCGGTTTCGACCGCACCCAGAAAATGTTCGAGAAACAGGTGATCGAGATCGCCCCGCTGGCCTACATGCGCGGGCGCACGCTCAATCACGCCTTCGTCATTCTCGACGAAGCCCAGAACACGACGGTCGAACAGATGAAGATGTTCCTGACCCGGATCGGCTTCGGCAGCAAGGCCGTGGTCACCGGCGACGTCACCCAGGTCGACCTGCACAAGACGCAAAAAAGCGGCTTGAGCGACGCCGTGCATGTGCTCAAAGACGTGCGCGGAATCGCCTTTACCCAATTCTCGAGCGCCGATGTGGTGCGCCACCCGCTGGTGGCGCGCATCGTCGATGCCTACGAGAGCGCCGCCTCGGTCGAAGACCTGGTGGCCTTGCCGAAACCCGCCGCAGCTAAAAATGTCCGCAAAAAATAA
- the miaB gene encoding tRNA (N6-isopentenyl adenosine(37)-C2)-methylthiotransferase MiaB: protein MQKKVFIKTFGCQMNEYDSDKMADVLGASDGLVRTDTPEDADVILLNTCSVREKAQEKVFSDLGRLRELKLARPDLLIGVGGCVASQEGAAIVKRAPYVDMVFGPQTLHRLPQMMRERRASGDAQVDISFPEIEKFDHLPPAKVDGASAFVSIMEGCSKYCSYCVVPYTRGEEVSRRFEDVLTEVAGLAAQGVKEITLLGQNVNAFRGVMEGGEIADFALLLEYVADIPGIERIRFVTSHPKEFTQRLIDAYAKIPQLVDHLYLPAQHGADNVLAAMKRGYTGLEYKSIIRRIRAVRPNMSISSDFIVGFPGETQADFDAMMKLIADVGFDTSYSFIFSKRPGTPAANLADDTAHEVKLARLQQLQAAIDANTRKYSAAMVGTVQRILVEGPSVKNAAELQGRTENNRVVNFEPGINASALIGQMADVRITESFNYTLRGELVARGDTLACAS from the coding sequence ATGCAGAAAAAAGTCTTCATCAAAACCTTCGGTTGCCAAATGAACGAGTACGACTCGGACAAGATGGCCGACGTGCTCGGCGCTTCCGACGGCCTGGTACGCACCGACACGCCGGAAGACGCCGATGTCATTTTGCTCAATACCTGCTCGGTGCGCGAAAAAGCGCAGGAAAAAGTGTTTTCCGATCTCGGCCGCCTGCGCGAGCTCAAGCTGGCGCGTCCCGACCTGCTGATCGGCGTCGGCGGCTGCGTTGCCTCGCAGGAAGGCGCGGCCATCGTCAAGCGCGCGCCCTACGTCGACATGGTGTTCGGCCCGCAAACGCTGCACCGCCTGCCGCAGATGATGCGCGAGCGCCGCGCCAGCGGCGACGCCCAGGTCGACATCAGCTTTCCCGAAATAGAAAAATTCGACCATCTGCCGCCGGCCAAGGTCGACGGCGCCTCGGCCTTCGTGTCGATCATGGAAGGCTGCAGCAAATACTGCAGCTACTGCGTGGTGCCCTACACCCGCGGCGAGGAAGTCTCGCGCCGCTTCGAGGATGTGCTGACCGAAGTGGCCGGCCTTGCCGCCCAGGGCGTGAAGGAAATCACCCTGCTCGGCCAGAACGTGAACGCCTTCCGCGGCGTCATGGAAGGCGGCGAGATCGCCGACTTCGCCCTGCTGCTCGAATACGTGGCCGACATTCCCGGCATCGAACGGATTCGCTTCGTCACCAGCCACCCGAAGGAATTCACCCAGCGCCTGATCGACGCCTACGCCAAGATCCCGCAGCTGGTCGACCACCTGTACCTGCCGGCCCAGCATGGCGCCGACAATGTCCTCGCCGCCATGAAGCGCGGCTACACCGGCCTCGAATACAAGTCGATCATCCGCCGCATCCGCGCGGTGCGCCCGAACATGTCGATTTCGTCCGACTTCATCGTCGGCTTCCCGGGCGAGACCCAGGCCGACTTCGACGCCATGATGAAACTGATCGCGGACGTCGGTTTCGACACCAGCTACAGCTTCATCTTCAGCAAGCGCCCCGGCACCCCGGCCGCCAACTTGGCCGACGACACCGCGCACGAGGTCAAGCTGGCGCGCCTGCAGCAGCTGCAGGCGGCGATCGACGCCAACACGCGCAAGTACAGCGCCGCCATGGTCGGCACCGTGCAGCGCATCCTGGTCGAAGGCCCGTCCGTGAAGAACGCCGCCGAACTGCAGGGCCGCACCGAAAACAACCGGGTCGTCAATTTTGAACCCGGCATCAATGCGAGCGCGCTGATCGGCCAGATGGCCGACGTGCGCATCACCGAGAGTTTTAACTACACCCTGCGCGGCGAACTCGTTGCGCGCGGTGACACTTTAGCCTGCGCCAGTTGA
- a CDS encoding HDOD domain-containing protein: MSAIVLDDVLRRLADLPSLPAVVMELLTSIDQEDIDITVLARKVSHDQALTAKTLRLANSSLYGLQVRVTTIQQAITYLGFQTTRNLITASALTGCFAEGRCPAFDHKAFWRHSIGTACCAKVLARRVRFNQDYAFTAGLLHDIGRLVLVSSYPDLYQQVMQFRAVNDVYVQDAEMAVLGVDHVLAGVALAEHWNFSDTMKMAIAFHHDPGAPDAGLLATIVHVANAVVHALDLGREDDDLVPAVSPVAWTALGLNEECYLQVFRETELQYEEITMILMG; this comes from the coding sequence GTGAGCGCCATCGTGCTCGACGACGTGCTGCGCCGCCTGGCCGACCTGCCCTCGCTGCCGGCGGTGGTGATGGAACTGCTCACCAGCATCGACCAGGAAGACATCGACATCACGGTGCTGGCCAGGAAAGTCTCGCACGACCAGGCCCTCACGGCCAAGACCCTGCGCCTGGCCAATTCCTCGCTGTACGGCTTGCAGGTGCGCGTGACCACCATCCAGCAGGCGATTACCTACCTCGGCTTCCAGACCACGCGCAACCTGATCACGGCCTCGGCCCTGACCGGCTGCTTTGCCGAGGGCCGCTGCCCCGCCTTCGACCACAAGGCGTTCTGGCGCCACTCGATCGGCACCGCCTGCTGTGCCAAGGTGCTGGCGCGGCGCGTGCGGTTCAACCAGGATTACGCCTTCACGGCCGGGCTGCTGCACGACATCGGGCGCCTGGTACTGGTGAGCAGCTACCCGGATTTGTATCAGCAGGTCATGCAGTTCCGCGCGGTCAACGACGTGTATGTGCAGGATGCAGAGATGGCGGTACTAGGTGTAGACCATGTGCTGGCCGGCGTGGCGCTGGCCGAGCACTGGAATTTTTCGGATACGATGAAGATGGCGATCGCCTTCCATCATGATCCCGGCGCGCCTGATGCAGGCTTGCTGGCCACTATCGTACATGTGGCCAACGCCGTCGTGCATGCGCTCGACCTGGGGCGCGAAGACGACGATCTGGTGCCCGCGGTGTCGCCGGTCGCATGGACCGCATTGGGACTGAACGAAGAATGCTACCTGCAAGTGTTCCGCGAAACCGAACTGCAGTACGAAGAAATCACGATGATCCTGATGGGCTGA
- a CDS encoding sensor histidine kinase produces MFSIQSRLKLLFVVIVTLVLSISGSFTQYSLGKALEESNQRLRKGVITRLQISLPSALWDLDKSKVDSIVEAEMLPPEVVSIRVYDSSVGLFAGKVRAPDGKLVAVERAPEPGGQAVDAPLVFLEGGSASASIKPVSVGRVVINFSRAQIDQTLASELMRKVIDVLVLDLILVAALALSLRVVFEPLKQLRDGLFDLATRGSDDVEELPENRRDELGDVIRGFNQIQRRLKSTIGRIREAEDAARRSAQQTAQALQDLRQTQESLLQAERLASLGSLVAGVAHEINTPVGIALTSASVLKAATDELEVAVNGAGLKKSDILRYVETASESARLIMNNCYRAAHLIHSFKQIAVDQTSEARRPFGLHEYIEEIVSSLQPKLKKTPITLVLNCPEEIVLDSYPGAFAQVITNLTLNCVEHAFEVDTAGEIMISARLDGDVVELHVKDDGRGIAPEALDRIFDPFFTTRRGQGGTGLGLNIVYNLIVKQFIGTIAVSSTLGQGTHFTLRIPRVTPVDGAAETRAGAKAEDGANAETIPAGPGVQA; encoded by the coding sequence ATGTTCAGTATTCAAAGCCGGCTGAAACTGCTCTTCGTGGTGATCGTCACCCTGGTGCTGAGCATTTCCGGCAGCTTTACCCAGTATTCGCTGGGCAAGGCGCTGGAAGAAAGCAACCAGCGCTTGCGCAAGGGCGTGATCACGCGTTTGCAGATCAGTCTGCCATCGGCCCTGTGGGACCTGGACAAATCCAAGGTCGACAGCATCGTCGAGGCCGAAATGCTGCCGCCCGAGGTGGTGTCGATCCGCGTCTACGACAGTTCGGTCGGCCTGTTTGCGGGCAAGGTGCGCGCGCCGGACGGCAAGCTGGTGGCGGTCGAGCGCGCCCCGGAGCCGGGCGGCCAGGCGGTCGACGCCCCGCTGGTGTTCCTTGAGGGCGGCTCGGCCAGCGCCTCGATCAAGCCGGTGTCGGTAGGGCGGGTGGTGATCAATTTCAGCCGCGCCCAGATCGACCAGACCCTCGCGTCCGAGCTGATGCGCAAGGTGATCGACGTGCTGGTGCTCGACCTGATCCTGGTGGCGGCGCTGGCGCTGTCGCTGCGGGTGGTGTTCGAGCCGCTCAAGCAATTGCGCGACGGCCTGTTCGACCTGGCCACGCGCGGCAGCGACGACGTCGAGGAATTGCCCGAGAACCGGCGCGACGAGCTCGGCGACGTGATCCGCGGCTTCAACCAGATCCAGCGCCGCCTGAAATCGACCATCGGCCGCATCCGCGAAGCCGAGGATGCGGCGCGCCGCTCGGCCCAGCAGACCGCCCAGGCGCTGCAGGACTTGCGCCAGACCCAGGAATCCCTGCTCCAGGCTGAACGGCTCGCCTCGCTCGGCAGCCTGGTGGCCGGGGTCGCGCACGAAATCAACACCCCGGTCGGCATCGCCCTGACCAGCGCCTCGGTGCTCAAGGCTGCCACCGACGAGCTGGAAGTTGCCGTCAACGGCGCCGGCCTGAAAAAGTCGGATATCCTGCGCTACGTCGAAACGGCCAGCGAAAGCGCGCGCCTGATCATGAACAATTGCTACCGCGCGGCGCACCTGATCCACAGCTTCAAGCAGATCGCGGTCGACCAGACCAGCGAGGCGCGCCGCCCCTTCGGCCTGCACGAATACATCGAAGAAATTGTCTCCAGCCTGCAGCCCAAGCTCAAGAAAACCCCGATCACGCTGGTGCTCAATTGCCCCGAAGAGATCGTGCTCGACAGCTATCCGGGCGCATTCGCCCAGGTCATCACCAACCTGACCCTCAATTGCGTGGAGCACGCGTTCGAGGTCGATACCGCCGGCGAGATCATGATCAGCGCCCGCCTCGACGGCGACGTGGTCGAATTGCACGTCAAGGATGACGGCAGGGGCATCGCCCCGGAGGCGCTCGACCGCATCTTCGACCCGTTTTTCACCACCCGGCGCGGCCAGGGCGGCACCGGGCTGGGCCTCAATATCGTATACAACCTGATCGTCAAGCAGTTCATCGGCACCATCGCCGTGAGCAGCACCCTGGGGCAGGGCACCCATTTCACCCTGCGCATCCCGCGCGTGACGCCGGTCGATGGCGCGGCCGAGACCAGAGCCGGTGCCAAGGCCGAGGATGGGGCCAATGCCGAAACCATTCCGGCGGGGCCGGGTGTACAGGCTTGA
- the gstA gene encoding glutathione transferase GstA yields MKLYFSPGACSLSPHIVLLEAGLAFTTESVDLRKKVTASGADFSAINPKGYVPALDTAQGMLLTEGPAIVQYLADLAPEKKLAPAAGTPERYVLVEWLNFISTELHKNFSPLFRPNAGEELTSYARANLTLRFGYVERMLDGREYLTGAQFTVADAYLFTVLNWANIVKFDLSAFPLLQAFHKRVGERPMVQQALRDEGLLK; encoded by the coding sequence ATGAAACTGTACTTCAGTCCCGGTGCCTGCTCCCTCTCTCCCCACATCGTCCTGCTCGAAGCAGGGCTGGCATTCACGACCGAAAGCGTCGACTTGAGAAAGAAGGTCACTGCCAGCGGGGCCGACTTCAGCGCCATCAATCCCAAGGGATACGTGCCCGCCCTCGACACCGCCCAGGGCATGCTGCTGACCGAAGGCCCGGCCATCGTCCAGTACCTGGCTGACCTCGCTCCCGAGAAAAAGCTGGCGCCGGCCGCCGGCACCCCGGAACGCTACGTGCTGGTCGAGTGGCTCAATTTCATTTCGACCGAGCTGCACAAGAACTTCAGCCCGCTGTTCCGTCCCAACGCGGGCGAAGAACTGACCAGCTATGCGCGCGCCAACCTGACCTTGCGCTTCGGCTATGTCGAACGCATGCTCGACGGGCGCGAGTACTTGACCGGCGCCCAGTTCACGGTGGCCGATGCCTATCTGTTTACCGTGCTGAACTGGGCGAATATCGTCAAGTTCGACCTCTCGGCCTTTCCGCTGCTGCAAGCGTTCCACAAGCGCGTGGGCGAGCGTCCCATGGTGCAGCAGGCGCTGCGCGACGAAGGCTTGCTCAAGTAA
- a CDS encoding DUF1697 domain-containing protein, producing the protein MTRQRYIALLRGINVGRAKRIAMADLRQLVGELGCTEVRTLLNSGNVVFNAPRQAPAALAALIQDALVVKLGVAARVMVLVSDQLDRIVAANPLLPVANDHARLLVFVFSDPGAPALLAPLAALDWAPEQLAVADLAAYLWCPAGVLDSKIAVAMGKLLGDGMTSRNWNTVCKLQALCAGSVKD; encoded by the coding sequence ATGACCCGGCAACGCTATATTGCCCTGCTGCGCGGCATCAACGTCGGCCGCGCCAAGCGCATCGCCATGGCCGACCTGCGCCAGCTCGTCGGCGAATTGGGCTGCACCGAGGTGCGCACCCTGCTCAATAGCGGCAATGTGGTGTTCAACGCCCCGCGCCAGGCGCCGGCGGCGCTGGCGGCCCTGATCCAGGATGCGCTGGTGGTCAAGCTGGGCGTGGCGGCAAGGGTGATGGTGCTCGTCAGCGACCAGCTCGACCGTATCGTCGCCGCCAATCCGCTGCTGCCGGTGGCGAACGACCATGCGCGCCTGCTGGTATTCGTGTTCAGCGACCCGGGCGCGCCGGCCTTGCTGGCGCCGCTGGCGGCGCTGGACTGGGCCCCGGAGCAACTGGCCGTGGCGGACCTGGCCGCTTACCTGTGGTGTCCCGCTGGGGTGCTCGACAGCAAGATCGCCGTGGCGATGGGCAAGCTGCTGGGCGATGGCATGACATCGCGCAACTGGAATACGGTGTGCAAGCTCCAGGCGCTGTGCGCCGGCAGCGTCAAGGATTGA
- a CDS encoding PEP-CTERM sorting domain-containing protein produces the protein MKKYAVAAAFMLALVATAPASAIEVVDNPQAAAAQMDSHPQMSAMDMAAMPAPQMSELPEPEVFAMMLLGLVLIGYRARRESGEKFR, from the coding sequence GTGAAAAAATACGCAGTCGCAGCAGCTTTCATGCTCGCCCTGGTCGCTACCGCACCGGCGAGCGCTATCGAAGTCGTGGACAATCCACAGGCGGCAGCCGCCCAGATGGATTCCCACCCTCAGATGAGCGCCATGGACATGGCCGCGATGCCTGCCCCACAGATGTCGGAATTGCCCGAGCCTGAAGTGTTCGCGATGATGCTGCTGGGTCTGGTACTGATCGGCTACCGCGCGCGCCGCGAAAGTGGCGAGAAGTTCCGCTAA
- a CDS encoding AAA family ATPase — MPNLAKLQLALKNVYVRIGAGLLFVLLVGLAIYNADVEQDTSPLVHSQDISRITALASQKDKLEYLMVAKPLSESPRYIFKFKDAPQLHVIKVPSTSHLSLEREVLLKNAIPYSIAKEDYLASHKAVLLDEGQNVASAEALAFLKRHALDIFLILLILYAIKFGIPGMGMSAAVIMPDKLKGSMDDLIGMDDIKQEVLHLEDMIRNRSEYKSHNIDKPFNVMLTGPAGTGKTKLVGYLAKKLNVPLIQASGSALESGYVGGGSKALNALYRKACARGSCIIFLDEAQTLFMPRGRGEKKWEDDTANTLLGLLDGVKSDKGAGVIWVVASNFDDASVEMDEAMLRRFSVKINFRLPNKGERGALLKNFLGRKKDGLVDWNDLDLGQVAEMTANLSPALLETVVERASMISIQEKAIINTDLMFRAFERATLGLTDRATTAEKHKQRERVALHELGHFFMQIDPYLRQGMTLAEVKEKSHLLKISTESVSKLGALGYVLQSGDDVSLRTLEELEQDVIQLYGGVAAEELFYGARGISVGSQNDIEKATKMLNLMVNRLSMYSRSKIDYTQLKNEGSGEHTIRQVEEKSDELYSYTLGAIRDYKAVIESIKDILLDQYVLSKDAVFALLEERRDLLAFHVASQRLGNLKLCTEAAAV; from the coding sequence ATGCCCAATCTTGCCAAGCTCCAGCTCGCCCTCAAGAATGTCTACGTGCGCATCGGCGCCGGACTCCTGTTCGTCCTGCTTGTCGGTTTGGCCATCTACAACGCCGACGTCGAGCAGGACACCAGCCCGCTGGTCCATTCGCAGGACATTTCGCGCATCACCGCGCTGGCCTCGCAGAAAGACAAGCTGGAATACCTGATGGTCGCCAAGCCGCTGTCGGAGTCGCCGCGCTACATCTTCAAGTTCAAGGATGCGCCCCAGCTGCACGTGATCAAGGTGCCGAGCACCTCGCACCTGAGCCTGGAGCGCGAAGTGCTGCTCAAGAACGCCATTCCGTATTCGATCGCCAAGGAAGACTACCTGGCCTCGCACAAGGCGGTCCTGCTCGACGAAGGCCAGAACGTCGCCAGCGCCGAAGCGCTCGCCTTCCTCAAGCGCCACGCGCTCGATATCTTCCTGATCCTCCTGATTCTCTACGCGATCAAGTTCGGCATCCCCGGCATGGGCATGAGCGCCGCCGTCATCATGCCCGACAAGCTCAAAGGCAGCATGGATGACCTGATCGGCATGGACGACATCAAGCAGGAAGTGCTGCACCTCGAAGACATGATCCGCAACCGCAGCGAATACAAGTCGCACAACATCGACAAGCCGTTCAACGTGATGCTGACCGGTCCCGCCGGCACCGGCAAGACCAAGCTGGTTGGCTACCTGGCCAAGAAACTCAATGTGCCGCTGATCCAGGCCTCCGGCTCGGCGCTCGAATCGGGCTACGTGGGCGGCGGCTCCAAGGCGCTCAATGCGCTGTACCGCAAGGCTTGTGCGCGCGGCAGCTGCATCATCTTCCTGGACGAAGCGCAAACCCTGTTCATGCCGCGCGGCCGCGGCGAGAAGAAGTGGGAAGACGACACCGCCAACACGCTTTTGGGGCTGCTCGACGGCGTCAAGAGCGACAAGGGCGCCGGCGTGATCTGGGTGGTGGCCTCGAACTTCGACGACGCCTCGGTCGAGATGGATGAAGCGATGCTGCGCCGCTTCTCGGTCAAGATCAACTTCCGCCTGCCGAACAAGGGCGAGCGCGGTGCGCTGCTCAAGAACTTCTTGGGCCGCAAAAAGGATGGCCTGGTCGACTGGAACGACCTCGATCTGGGCCAGGTCGCCGAAATGACCGCCAACCTCAGTCCCGCGCTGCTGGAAACCGTGGTCGAACGCGCCAGCATGATCTCGATCCAGGAAAAGGCGATCATCAACACCGATCTGATGTTCCGCGCTTTTGAACGCGCCACGCTGGGCCTGACCGACCGCGCCACCACGGCCGAAAAGCACAAGCAGCGCGAGCGCGTGGCGCTGCACGAACTGGGGCACTTCTTCATGCAGATCGATCCGTATCTGCGCCAGGGCATGACCTTGGCCGAGGTCAAGGAAAAATCGCACCTGCTCAAGATCAGTACCGAGTCGGTGTCCAAGCTCGGCGCGCTGGGGTATGTGCTGCAGTCGGGCGATGATGTGTCGCTGCGTACGCTCGAAGAACTGGAGCAGGACGTGATCCAGCTGTACGGCGGCGTGGCGGCCGAGGAGCTGTTTTACGGGGCGCGCGGAATTTCCGTGGGCAGCCAGAACGATATCGAAAAAGCGACCAAGATGCTCAACCTGATGGTCAACCGCCTGTCCATGTATTCGCGCTCGAAGATCGACTACACGCAGTTGAAGAACGAAGGCAGCGGCGAGCACACGATCCGCCAGGTGGAAGAGAAGTCGGACGAATTGTACAGCTACACCTTGGGCGCGATCCGCGATTACAAGGCCGTGATCGAGTCGATCAAGGATATCTTGCTCGACCAATACGTGCTGTCGAAGGATGCCGTGTTCGCGCTGCTGGAAGAGCGCCGCGATCTGCTGGCCTTTCACGTCGCCAGCCAGCGTTTGGGTAATCTGAAGCTGTGTACCGAGGCTGCCGCGGTTTAA
- the ybaL gene encoding YbaL family putative K(+) efflux transporter: MHHNISLITTIAAALGFGLIFGMIAVRFKLPALVGYLAAGIVIGPATPGFVADVVLAGQLAEIGVMLLMFGVGLHFSLDDLMEVRGIALPGAVLQIGAATGMGIGMASLWGWSLGAGLVFGLALSVASTVVLLRALEDLGILDSINGRIAVGWLVVEDLVTVLMLVMLPALAGILGGATGDSAAAGTNIWKTLAITLGQVAAFIVFMLVVGRKLFPWFLWRVARTGSRELFTLAVVATAVGIAYGSSELFGVSFALGAFFAGMVLRESPLSHRAAEESLPLRDAFSVLFFVSVGMLADPMVLVESPLRVLAVVGVIMFGKSLVAFALVIALRYPLNTALTVSASLAQIGEFSFILAALGMSLGLLPKEGQSLILAGAIISIALNPLLFKTIEPLQRWLRSKSDAARKLERSTDPLAELPMSVPQERLSGQVVLVGYGRVGRMIADALMAQGVHIVVAEQNRELVDQLRRRDIAAVVGNAAEPAVLIQAHIARAALLVIATPDTFHVRAMIETARALNPGIRTLVRTHNEEEAELLRKETGSQVFVGERELARSMAEQISVDLAAVKPGHGGH; the protein is encoded by the coding sequence ATGCACCACAACATCAGTCTGATCACCACCATCGCCGCCGCACTTGGCTTCGGTCTCATATTCGGCATGATCGCCGTGCGCTTCAAATTGCCGGCGCTGGTCGGCTACCTGGCCGCCGGGATCGTGATCGGACCGGCCACGCCGGGCTTCGTTGCCGATGTGGTGCTGGCCGGGCAGCTGGCCGAAATCGGCGTGATGCTGCTGATGTTCGGGGTCGGGCTGCACTTCTCGCTGGACGACCTGATGGAAGTGCGCGGTATCGCCCTGCCCGGGGCGGTGCTGCAGATCGGCGCGGCCACCGGCATGGGGATCGGCATGGCGTCCCTGTGGGGCTGGAGCCTGGGCGCTGGCCTGGTGTTCGGGCTGGCGCTGTCGGTGGCCAGCACGGTGGTGCTGCTGCGGGCGCTGGAGGACCTGGGCATACTCGATTCGATCAACGGCCGCATCGCGGTCGGCTGGCTGGTGGTCGAGGATCTGGTGACGGTGCTGATGCTGGTGATGCTGCCGGCGCTGGCCGGAATACTGGGCGGCGCGACCGGGGACAGTGCCGCAGCGGGGACGAACATCTGGAAAACGCTGGCCATCACGCTGGGCCAGGTGGCGGCCTTCATTGTCTTCATGCTGGTAGTCGGGCGCAAGCTGTTCCCGTGGTTCTTGTGGCGCGTGGCGCGCACCGGTTCGCGCGAACTGTTTACGCTGGCCGTCGTGGCCACCGCGGTGGGCATCGCCTACGGCTCGTCGGAACTGTTTGGCGTCTCGTTCGCGCTGGGCGCGTTCTTTGCCGGGATGGTGCTGCGCGAGTCGCCCCTGAGCCACCGCGCTGCCGAAGAGTCGCTGCCGCTGCGCGATGCGTTTTCGGTGCTGTTTTTCGTCTCGGTCGGGATGCTGGCCGATCCGATGGTGCTGGTCGAGAGCCCGCTGCGGGTGCTGGCGGTGGTCGGTGTGATCATGTTCGGCAAGTCGCTGGTGGCGTTTGCGCTGGTGATCGCGCTGCGCTATCCGCTCAATACGGCGCTGACGGTGTCGGCCAGCCTGGCGCAGATCGGCGAGTTCTCGTTCATCCTGGCGGCGCTGGGGATGTCGCTCGGGCTGCTGCCGAAAGAAGGCCAGAGTCTGATCCTGGCCGGGGCGATCATCTCGATCGCGCTCAATCCCCTGCTGTTCAAGACGATCGAGCCGCTGCAGCGCTGGCTGCGCAGCAAGTCCGATGCGGCGCGCAAGCTGGAACGCTCGACCGATCCGCTGGCCGAGCTGCCGATGTCGGTGCCGCAGGAGCGCTTGAGCGGGCAAGTGGTGCTGGTCGGGTACGGGCGGGTCGGACGCATGATCGCCGATGCGCTCATGGCGCAGGGCGTGCATATCGTGGTGGCGGAGCAGAACCGCGAGCTGGTCGACCAGCTGCGCAGGCGCGATATCGCGGCGGTGGTGGGCAATGCGGCGGAACCGGCGGTGCTGATCCAGGCGCATATCGCGCGCGCGGCTTTGCTGGTGATCGCCACGCCCGATACCTTCCATGTGCGCGCCATGATCGAAACGGCGCGTGCGCTCAATCCGGGGATTCGTACGCTGGTGCGCACGCATAACGAGGAAGAGGCGGAGTTGCTGCGCAAGGAAACCGGCAGCCAGGTATTCGTTGGGGAGAGGGAGCTGGCGCGCAGCATGGCCGAGCAGATCAGCGTGGATCTGGCGGCGGTGAAGCCGGGGCATGGGGGGCATTAA